A genomic region of Runella rosea contains the following coding sequences:
- a CDS encoding NAD-dependent epimerase/dehydratase family protein, giving the protein MKVLVTGASGFIGNQVVNNLLSQKHQVIATSRDENKVRLKTWYNKVKYIPFDISNFDSNLNLYEYFNRPDVLIHLAWDGLPNFLDIVHIEKNLFTHYQFLKNYIQNGGKHITAIGTCLEYGKNEGCLSEDKVPEPDCAYAIAKDSLRRFIEELQKNQFFVFHWIRLFYMYGEGQYSKAILSQLETAVQKGDSVFNMSGGEQLRDYLSIEKVAQNIVAIALQKKIVGIINCSSGQPISVRRLVEDYISKNNYSIKLNFGFYPYPNYEPLAFWGNNQKLNNIINE; this is encoded by the coding sequence GTGAAAGTATTAGTGACAGGAGCATCGGGTTTTATAGGAAATCAAGTTGTAAATAACTTGTTGAGTCAAAAACATCAAGTTATTGCTACTTCAAGAGATGAAAATAAAGTTCGTCTAAAAACATGGTATAATAAAGTTAAGTATATTCCTTTTGATATATCAAACTTTGACAGTAATCTTAATTTATACGAATATTTCAATCGCCCCGATGTTTTAATACACTTAGCCTGGGATGGCTTACCTAACTTTTTAGATATAGTACATATTGAAAAAAATTTATTTACCCATTATCAATTTTTGAAAAATTATATCCAAAATGGCGGAAAGCACATTACGGCAATTGGCACATGTTTAGAATATGGCAAGAATGAAGGCTGTCTAAGTGAGGATAAAGTACCAGAACCCGACTGTGCTTATGCTATTGCAAAAGATAGCTTAAGACGTTTTATAGAAGAGCTTCAGAAAAATCAGTTTTTTGTTTTTCATTGGATTCGATTATTTTACATGTATGGAGAAGGGCAATATAGTAAAGCGATATTATCTCAGTTAGAGACTGCGGTACAAAAAGGTGATAGTGTTTTTAATATGTCAGGTGGCGAACAATTAAGGGATTATCTCTCTATAGAAAAAGTTGCTCAAAATATTGTTGCCATTGCTCTACAAAAAAAGATTGTTGGTATTATTAATTGTAGTAGTGGTCAACCCATTTCGGTTAGAAGACTAGTTGAAGATTACATTTCTAAAAATAACTATTCAATAAAACTCAATTTTGGGTTTTACCCTTATCCCAATTATGAACCTTTAGCCTTTTGGGGAAATAATCAAAAATTAAATAATATAATTAATGAATAA
- a CDS encoding class I SAM-dependent methyltransferase: protein MKCRFCNTKLEHTFIDLVNSPASNSFLTKEQLNEPETFFPLKVFTCHSCFLVQVDEYKKSDSIFDSNYVYFSSYSKSWLAHAKQYTDLMVKRFGFNSQSLVTEIASNDGYLLQYFKEKGIPTLGIEPTSNTAEVARAKGIETITEFFGTKLAQKLAKEGYKSDLLLGNNVLAHVPDIVDFVDGMKLLLAEEGVITMEFPHLAQLIDNIQFDTIYHEHFSYLSFYTVKQIFEAAGLEMFDVEEIPTHGGSLRIYAKHQEDKSKLISSRVGELVIKEKKKGIDQLFYYAGFQEKVMKVKLDLLTFLIEQKRKGKKVAAYGAAAKGNTLLNFCGIKADLINFVVDANPHKQHKFLPASHIPVMEENYLKTQKPDFVLILPWNLINEIMNQLNYIREWDGQFVIPIPNVKVL, encoded by the coding sequence ATGAAATGTAGATTTTGTAATACCAAATTAGAACATACTTTTATAGACCTCGTTAACTCACCCGCTTCCAATTCTTTTTTGACAAAGGAGCAACTAAACGAGCCGGAAACATTTTTCCCCCTAAAAGTCTTTACATGCCATAGTTGCTTTTTGGTTCAAGTTGATGAATATAAAAAATCTGATTCTATTTTTGACAGTAATTATGTTTATTTCTCATCATACTCCAAAAGTTGGTTAGCTCATGCTAAGCAATATACGGATTTAATGGTCAAACGCTTTGGTTTTAACAGCCAAAGCTTAGTAACAGAAATTGCCTCAAACGATGGTTATCTTTTGCAATATTTTAAGGAAAAAGGTATACCTACGCTTGGTATAGAGCCTACGTCAAATACTGCCGAAGTAGCCCGTGCTAAAGGCATTGAAACGATTACTGAGTTTTTTGGAACAAAATTAGCTCAAAAGCTGGCAAAGGAAGGCTATAAGTCTGATTTGCTATTAGGTAACAATGTATTAGCACACGTACCTGATATTGTTGATTTTGTTGATGGGATGAAATTATTACTGGCTGAAGAAGGAGTAATAACCATGGAATTTCCACATTTGGCTCAACTAATTGACAATATTCAGTTTGATACCATTTATCATGAGCATTTTTCATACCTCTCTTTTTATACTGTCAAACAAATATTTGAGGCTGCAGGCTTAGAAATGTTTGATGTAGAAGAAATACCTACTCATGGTGGCTCTTTACGTATTTACGCAAAACATCAGGAAGACAAATCAAAATTAATCTCTTCAAGAGTAGGCGAATTAGTTATAAAAGAAAAAAAGAAAGGAATTGACCAACTATTTTATTACGCCGGCTTTCAAGAAAAAGTCATGAAAGTAAAGTTAGATTTACTAACTTTTTTGATTGAACAAAAAAGAAAAGGCAAAAAAGTAGCTGCATATGGTGCCGCGGCCAAGGGTAATACCTTATTGAATTTTTGTGGCATAAAGGCTGATTTGATTAATTTTGTAGTAGATGCTAACCCTCATAAGCAACATAAGTTTTTACCAGCAAGCCATATTCCTGTAATGGAGGAAAACTATCTCAAAACACAAAAACCAGACTTTGTACTCATTTTGCCATGGAACTTAATAAATGAAATTATGAATCAGTTAAACTATATTAGAGAATGGGATGGTCAATTTGTTATACCTATTCCAAATGTTAAAGTATTGTGA
- the rfbC gene encoding dTDP-4-dehydrorhamnose 3,5-epimerase, whose translation MIFEETPLKNSYVISLQSFSDNRGWFTRTFCKKDFEKIGHSEEWVQLNHSFTVTKGAIRGMHFQYPPHSEIKMVRCISGGVLDVIVDIRKGSPTFLQHFSIELSAINKKMLYIPKGFAHGFQTLSDNCELIYHHTMYYEKNSEGALRYDEPLLSIKWPLEPTDISERDLNHQYLTRSFEGIDLILS comes from the coding sequence ATGATTTTTGAAGAAACACCACTAAAAAATAGCTATGTTATAAGCTTACAATCATTTTCAGACAATAGAGGCTGGTTCACCCGTACTTTTTGTAAAAAAGATTTTGAGAAAATTGGACACAGCGAAGAATGGGTACAGCTCAATCACTCTTTTACTGTAACAAAAGGAGCTATAAGGGGTATGCATTTTCAGTACCCTCCACATAGTGAGATAAAAATGGTTCGTTGTATTTCGGGAGGAGTCTTAGATGTAATAGTAGATATTCGTAAAGGTTCTCCAACGTTTTTACAACATTTTAGTATCGAACTTTCGGCAATAAATAAAAAGATGTTGTATATCCCGAAAGGCTTTGCACACGGCTTTCAGACGTTATCAGATAACTGTGAATTGATTTATCATCATACTATGTACTATGAAAAGAATTCTGAAGGCGCATTAAGATATGATGAACCACTTTTGAGTATAAAATGGCCGTTAGAACCTACTGATATTTCAGAAAGAGACTTAAACCATCAATATCTTACGCGATCTTTTGAAGGCATAGATTTAATTTTATCATAA
- the rfbG gene encoding CDP-glucose 4,6-dehydratase: MENLGMINYKDIFTQTYRNKRVLITGHTGFKGAWLLSWLYLLGAEVKGYALVPENRLDLYNQINGDNLCQSIIADIRDKDRLKKEILEFKPDFIFHLAAQALVRLSYEKPTETFETNTLGTAYLLDTLRFLESPCVVVVITTDKVYDNKEWHYPYRENDRLGGYDPYSASKAMAELLVSSYQNSFFNKNEYINHFKSIAAARAGNVIGGGDWAKDRIIPDLIRALQQNQAVIVRNPQAVRPWQHVIEPLSGYLLLGARLIENPTKYAEAWNFGPLQDDTFTVESLVREAITIWGQGNLEKPNLTNQPHEAGLLKLDINKSINELGWKPKWGAMQAIQETINFYKFGETQPLEYLKKQINDYQNK; the protein is encoded by the coding sequence TTGGAAAATCTGGGAATGATTAACTATAAAGATATATTTACACAGACATACCGCAATAAAAGGGTATTGATAACAGGCCACACGGGGTTTAAAGGTGCTTGGCTTTTGTCTTGGCTTTACCTTTTAGGTGCAGAAGTTAAAGGCTATGCTTTGGTACCTGAAAATAGGCTGGATTTGTATAACCAAATAAATGGCGATAATCTCTGCCAAAGTATCATTGCTGACATTAGAGACAAAGATCGCTTAAAAAAAGAGATTCTAGAATTTAAACCAGATTTTATTTTTCATTTAGCAGCGCAAGCATTGGTAAGGCTATCTTACGAAAAACCAACCGAAACTTTTGAAACTAATACACTTGGTACCGCATATTTATTAGATACTTTACGTTTTTTAGAAAGCCCCTGTGTGGTGGTTGTTATTACTACGGATAAAGTCTATGATAACAAAGAATGGCATTATCCCTACCGAGAAAACGACCGATTGGGGGGCTATGATCCGTACAGTGCCAGTAAAGCAATGGCTGAATTATTAGTAAGTTCTTATCAAAATAGTTTTTTCAATAAAAACGAATATATCAACCACTTCAAATCTATTGCCGCAGCAAGAGCAGGTAACGTAATCGGAGGCGGCGACTGGGCAAAAGACCGAATTATACCTGATTTAATTCGAGCTTTGCAGCAAAACCAAGCCGTAATTGTACGAAACCCGCAAGCGGTTCGTCCTTGGCAGCATGTAATAGAGCCTCTAAGTGGCTATTTACTTCTGGGAGCAAGACTTATCGAAAATCCAACAAAGTATGCAGAGGCCTGGAATTTTGGGCCTTTACAAGATGACACTTTTACAGTTGAAAGCCTCGTCAGAGAAGCTATCACAATTTGGGGACAAGGTAATTTGGAAAAACCAAACTTGACTAATCAACCACATGAAGCTGGCCTTTTAAAATTAGATATCAATAAATCCATCAATGAATTAGGATGGAAGCCCAAATGGGGTGCTATGCAAGCTATACAAGAAACGATTAATTTTTATAAGTTTGGTGAAACACAGCCACTGGAATACTTAAAAAAGCAAATTAATGACTACCAAAATAAATGA
- the rfbF gene encoding glucose-1-phosphate cytidylyltransferase gives MKVVIFAGGLGTRLMEETEARPKPMVEIGGKPILWHIMKIYEHYGFNEFIICLGYKAQMIKEYFLNYYLYNSDVTIELEKNKIEVHYTDAESFKVTLIDTGLHTNTAGRLKRAQKYIGQDAFMLTYGDGVSDINLHKLLEFHKSHGKLATLTSIQVPGRFGNLETSRNGIVKKFHEKPEGDGMWINGGFFVMESGIFNYLDGDMDDIQWEKKPLVEIANDGQLAAFRHHGFWKAMDAMRDRIELEALWNSNNAPWKIWE, from the coding sequence ATGAAGGTAGTAATTTTTGCAGGAGGCCTTGGAACTCGCTTGATGGAAGAAACAGAGGCACGTCCTAAGCCAATGGTGGAAATTGGTGGAAAACCGATACTGTGGCATATTATGAAAATATATGAACATTATGGTTTTAATGAGTTTATCATTTGTTTAGGTTATAAAGCACAAATGATAAAAGAATACTTTTTAAATTATTACTTATACAATTCAGATGTAACTATTGAGTTAGAAAAAAACAAAATTGAAGTTCATTATACTGATGCCGAATCTTTTAAGGTTACACTTATTGATACTGGTTTGCATACCAACACAGCCGGACGTCTTAAAAGGGCACAAAAATATATCGGTCAGGACGCTTTTATGCTTACATATGGCGACGGCGTTTCAGACATAAATCTTCATAAGCTGTTAGAGTTTCATAAGTCACACGGAAAATTAGCTACTCTAACCTCAATTCAGGTCCCAGGTAGGTTTGGCAATTTGGAAACATCTCGTAACGGAATAGTTAAAAAATTTCACGAAAAACCTGAAGGAGATGGTATGTGGATTAATGGAGGTTTTTTTGTAATGGAATCAGGCATTTTTAACTATCTAGACGGTGACATGGATGATATTCAATGGGAAAAGAAACCACTTGTAGAAATAGCCAATGATGGGCAATTAGCAGCATTCAGACATCATGGCTTTTGGAAAGCTATGGATGCTATGCGCGATAGAATTGAATTAGAGGCACTTTGGAATTCAAATAATGCTCCTTGGAAAATCTGGGAATGA
- a CDS encoding lipopolysaccharide biosynthesis protein, producing the protein MQDSTSNTNPTASNEIEISLADIIHFFKSNVRSMVLWGAGFGILGAIYAFTAQKEFESKAVVLPEIASSSALTKMGGLGALAGLAGIDISQMNSTEAIRPDLYPSVTQSLPFALYLLEQKVFVSSTQKTLTLKNYFEALNESWLDKLIDSEKEEKPKLDPKQSSQAVELTQKQEALVKQIQQRVVTAFDRKTGIITINTKMPDPVVAATVARLSVEYLKEYVTNYRTDKARKQLAFLQKQVNEAKARYQSSEAALAGYRDRNSFLVMNSAKITEQRLQSEFMLAQNVYNGLVQQYEQARIRVEEETPVFKMLEPAKIPLKKSEPRRLTVIFISTLLGITFFLALIFIKKLLFNFNQHTHPKKIQTQL; encoded by the coding sequence ATGCAAGATTCAACATCAAATACCAACCCTACCGCTTCTAATGAAATCGAAATTAGCCTTGCTGATATCATTCATTTTTTTAAAAGTAATGTGCGAAGTATGGTGCTTTGGGGCGCAGGATTTGGTATTTTAGGCGCCATTTATGCCTTTACCGCCCAAAAAGAGTTTGAATCAAAAGCTGTGGTATTACCCGAAATTGCATCCAGTAGCGCCTTAACCAAAATGGGAGGACTAGGTGCCTTGGCAGGATTGGCGGGAATAGATATTTCACAAATGAACAGTACCGAGGCCATCCGCCCCGATCTTTATCCAAGTGTTACCCAAAGTCTGCCTTTTGCCTTATATTTACTGGAACAAAAAGTTTTTGTCTCCTCTACTCAAAAAACGCTTACCCTAAAAAACTATTTTGAAGCACTGAATGAAAGTTGGCTTGATAAATTAATTGATTCAGAAAAAGAAGAAAAGCCTAAACTAGATCCCAAGCAATCGAGTCAGGCGGTAGAACTTACCCAAAAACAAGAAGCTTTGGTAAAGCAGATTCAACAACGGGTTGTAACGGCCTTTGATCGCAAAACGGGGATTATTACGATTAATACCAAAATGCCCGACCCAGTCGTGGCTGCTACCGTAGCCCGATTATCAGTGGAGTACCTAAAGGAATACGTGACAAATTACCGCACTGACAAAGCCCGTAAACAACTGGCATTCTTACAAAAACAAGTAAATGAAGCCAAGGCACGCTATCAAAGCAGTGAAGCCGCATTGGCAGGATACCGTGACCGCAATAGTTTCTTGGTGATGAATTCGGCCAAAATAACCGAGCAACGCCTCCAATCAGAGTTTATGCTGGCCCAAAATGTGTACAATGGATTGGTTCAACAATATGAACAGGCAAGAATAAGGGTAGAAGAAGAAACACCCGTTTTTAAAATGTTAGAGCCCGCTAAGATACCTTTGAAGAAGAGTGAGCCAAGAAGATTAACTGTAATATTTATTTCTACTCTTTTAGGTATCACGTTTTTTCTTGCACTAATCTTTATTAAAAAACTATTATTCAATTTTAACCAGCATACTCATCCAAAGAAAATACAAACTCAATTATAA
- a CDS encoding SLBB domain-containing protein, producing the protein MTPQIRFFFFSFFCLTLSLGISAQTPSKVEQLSDSQVKAFYEKAKASGMSEMQIEQAALAQGFTLSDISLMRKRLAEVQDKENKEDLTDTDSLKLSRQQIGKLSKRDIEKDTLKVPKKEPLKVYGSELFNTAGLTFEPSLRIATPKNYQLGPDDELLVEIYGDAKGSYRLKVSPEGTVKVLNLAPIYVSGLTIEEARDKIVGRLRQSYAGLNSSGSFASINLGNIRSIKVMVTGEVVKPGVYTVSSLATAFNALYLCGGPNKNGSFRAINVIRNNKVVRTIDIYDFLLRASQADNIILQDQDIIQVPFYLTRVELDGEVKRPAIYELKKGETLQQLVDLAGGFNEHAYQASITMRRNTDKARKVVTVIKNEYATFHPQSGDAIMVGKVLERFDNKVVIEGAISRPGEYALGDNLKTLKDLINQSEGVREDAFLNRALIHREKPNREPEVIAVALGKVLSNELPDIELKNQDSVVISSIKDLREAYFVTIVGEINNPSDFPFAEAMTVSDLITQAGGLTDGAIDSRIEIARRIKENNLPDVAENVTIQIITLKINRDLSLLPADKEFQLQPFDIVYIRKSTRYDKQRSVVILGEVNYPGTYAIQNNSERVTQLLERAGGPKLNGYLPNAVFRRGGERIALDIQKIVENPALESNIILEEGDTLFIPERSELVRIDGAVLNPSVVNYSKGFNYDDYLSQAGGYGERAMKSRVYVTYANGYTERTRKFLFFNIRPKIQPGSVISVPYKPKDERRSDLTGPVILSFTSTLILAAVTLISRL; encoded by the coding sequence GTGACTCCACAAATTCGATTTTTCTTCTTCAGTTTTTTTTGTTTAACTTTATCATTAGGAATTAGCGCACAAACTCCGTCTAAAGTAGAGCAACTGAGTGATTCCCAAGTAAAAGCCTTTTATGAAAAAGCCAAAGCGAGCGGAATGTCTGAAATGCAAATCGAACAAGCAGCTTTAGCACAGGGATTTACGCTCTCTGACATCTCGCTCATGCGCAAGCGGCTCGCAGAAGTGCAAGACAAAGAAAATAAAGAAGACCTTACAGATACTGATTCGCTGAAACTTAGCCGGCAACAAATCGGTAAATTGAGCAAGCGTGATATTGAAAAAGATACGCTAAAAGTTCCTAAAAAAGAGCCACTTAAAGTATATGGGAGTGAGTTATTTAATACAGCAGGACTCACCTTTGAACCAAGTCTACGCATTGCTACCCCCAAAAACTATCAATTAGGTCCCGACGACGAACTGCTTGTTGAAATTTACGGCGACGCCAAAGGCTCTTATCGCCTGAAAGTCAGTCCTGAAGGAACCGTTAAAGTATTAAATCTGGCCCCGATTTACGTGAGTGGCCTTACAATCGAAGAAGCCCGGGACAAAATTGTCGGTCGCTTAAGACAATCCTACGCGGGCCTAAACTCCAGCGGCTCATTTGCTTCCATCAATTTGGGTAATATTCGAAGCATCAAAGTAATGGTGACGGGTGAGGTTGTAAAACCAGGAGTCTACACGGTTTCTTCTTTGGCCACCGCTTTCAACGCCCTTTATCTGTGCGGAGGGCCGAATAAAAATGGTTCTTTTCGCGCCATAAACGTCATACGAAATAACAAAGTTGTTCGTACGATTGACATTTATGATTTTCTCCTCCGAGCCAGTCAGGCTGATAACATTATTTTACAAGACCAAGACATTATTCAAGTACCGTTTTATCTCACTCGAGTAGAACTGGACGGGGAAGTAAAACGCCCTGCTATTTATGAGCTAAAAAAGGGTGAAACCCTTCAGCAGTTGGTCGATTTGGCGGGCGGTTTTAATGAACACGCCTACCAGGCATCCATAACCATGCGCCGCAACACCGACAAGGCGCGTAAAGTAGTTACGGTTATTAAAAATGAGTACGCCACTTTCCATCCCCAAAGCGGCGATGCCATCATGGTTGGCAAGGTATTGGAGCGATTTGACAATAAAGTGGTCATTGAAGGAGCCATTTCACGTCCGGGTGAATATGCCCTTGGCGACAACCTCAAAACACTTAAAGACCTCATCAACCAATCAGAAGGCGTGCGTGAGGACGCTTTTTTGAACCGAGCCCTGATTCACCGCGAAAAACCCAATCGCGAACCCGAGGTAATTGCCGTCGCCTTAGGCAAAGTTCTCTCTAATGAATTGCCCGATATTGAACTAAAGAATCAGGACAGCGTGGTTATATCTTCCATTAAAGACCTACGGGAAGCCTACTTTGTCACCATAGTAGGAGAAATTAACAACCCCTCCGACTTTCCTTTTGCGGAAGCAATGACCGTTTCCGATTTGATCACCCAAGCTGGCGGTCTCACCGACGGGGCGATTGACAGTCGGATTGAGATTGCGCGACGCATCAAAGAGAACAATCTACCTGACGTAGCCGAAAACGTAACCATCCAAATTATTACGTTAAAAATAAACCGCGATTTATCTTTATTACCCGCCGATAAGGAATTTCAGCTTCAGCCGTTTGACATTGTATATATCAGAAAATCAACACGCTACGATAAACAACGAAGCGTGGTGATATTGGGAGAAGTAAATTATCCTGGCACCTACGCCATCCAAAACAACAGCGAGCGCGTTACGCAGTTATTAGAACGTGCTGGTGGACCCAAATTAAATGGTTACCTTCCCAACGCAGTATTCAGGAGAGGCGGTGAGCGCATTGCACTGGACATTCAAAAGATTGTCGAAAATCCCGCCCTTGAAAGTAATATTATCTTAGAAGAAGGGGACACCCTCTTCATTCCCGAGCGTTCCGAATTAGTTCGAATAGACGGTGCGGTACTCAATCCTTCTGTCGTAAATTATTCTAAAGGATTTAACTACGATGATTATTTATCACAGGCGGGAGGATACGGAGAACGGGCCATGAAAAGCCGCGTATATGTAACTTATGCCAACGGATACACCGAGCGTACCCGCAAATTTTTGTTCTTTAACATCCGTCCAAAAATTCAGCCTGGTAGTGTAATTTCAGTTCCTTATAAGCCAAAAGATGAACGACGTTCCGACCTTACCGGCCCTGTCATTCTTTCCTTTACAAGCACGTTAATCTTAGCTGCCGTTACACTAATCTCAAGATTATAA
- a CDS encoding APC family permease, whose product MPNSTTKQFKQSLGLLDATMLVSGAMIGSGIFIVSADMARMLGSTGWLLVAWVLTGVVTVAAALSYGELAGMMPKAGGQYIYIQRAFGPLTSFVYGWTVFMVIQTGTIAAVAVAFTKYSAVFFPKLNFQNAENVLFSLGPIDVYAGTFYAIACIVLLTYINTQGVNAGKLIQNIFTSTKLVALFGLILIGIGYGLQSGVLGQNFENAWDASRVSKETGEVTMISGMALIVALGVAMIGSLFSSDAWNNVTFIAAEIKNPKKNIPLSLLLGTLIVTVLYVLANIAYLCILPLKGSSTGADVMAQGIQFAEYPTDRVATAAMSVIFGSSSAGIMAVLIMISTFGCINGLILAGARLYYAMAQDGLFLKQASKLNEKSVPGKALWVQCIWASLLCLSGSYNQLLNYCTFGSLIFYMVTITGIFVLRRREPTTERPYKAVGYPFVPIFYLVVTMGICLILLIDSNTRFDTGMGLLIAAVGIPVYYITRKSGGGKKAI is encoded by the coding sequence ATGCCCAATTCTACAACTAAACAATTTAAACAATCCTTAGGTCTGCTCGATGCCACAATGCTCGTTTCGGGAGCAATGATTGGCTCGGGCATTTTTATTGTAAGTGCCGACATGGCGCGTATGCTTGGCTCCACAGGATGGCTTTTGGTCGCTTGGGTGTTGACGGGAGTGGTGACCGTGGCGGCAGCACTAAGTTATGGCGAATTAGCGGGTATGATGCCCAAAGCGGGAGGGCAGTATATCTACATTCAACGGGCTTTCGGGCCTTTGACAAGTTTTGTGTACGGCTGGACTGTTTTTATGGTGATTCAGACGGGGACCATCGCCGCTGTTGCCGTGGCATTCACCAAATATTCAGCGGTATTTTTTCCAAAACTGAATTTTCAGAATGCCGAAAATGTGTTGTTCAGTCTTGGCCCGATAGATGTATATGCGGGTACTTTTTATGCCATTGCGTGTATTGTACTCCTTACTTATATCAATACGCAAGGGGTTAATGCTGGTAAGTTGATTCAAAACATATTTACTTCCACTAAGCTGGTCGCTTTGTTTGGACTGATATTGATTGGGATTGGTTACGGTCTTCAAAGCGGTGTACTGGGCCAAAACTTTGAAAATGCATGGGATGCCAGCAGGGTGTCGAAAGAAACGGGAGAGGTGACCATGATTTCAGGGATGGCCCTGATTGTGGCGTTAGGAGTAGCGATGATTGGGTCGCTTTTTTCTTCGGATGCATGGAATAATGTCACGTTTATCGCGGCTGAAATCAAAAATCCCAAAAAGAACATCCCGTTGAGTCTTTTGCTCGGAACGCTGATTGTTACGGTATTGTATGTGTTGGCTAATATCGCTTACCTGTGTATTTTGCCCTTAAAAGGTTCAAGCACAGGTGCGGATGTGATGGCGCAGGGAATACAATTTGCCGAATATCCCACCGACCGGGTCGCAACCGCTGCCATGTCGGTCATCTTTGGAAGTTCGTCGGCGGGGATTATGGCCGTGTTGATTATGATTTCAACGTTTGGCTGTATCAACGGGTTGATTTTGGCGGGGGCTCGTTTGTATTATGCCATGGCACAGGATGGCCTATTTTTGAAACAGGCTTCTAAATTGAACGAGAAATCGGTGCCTGGCAAGGCGCTGTGGGTGCAGTGTATTTGGGCTTCATTGCTGTGTTTGTCGGGGAGTTATAATCAACTGCTGAATTATTGTACGTTTGGTTCTTTGATTTTCTACATGGTTACCATTACAGGGATTTTTGTCCTTCGTCGTCGTGAGCCTACTACTGAGCGGCCTTACAAAGCGGTGGGTTATCCTTTTGTGCCTATTTTTTACCTTGTGGTTACGATGGGAATTTGTTTGATTTTATTGATCGATTCCAATACCCGTTTTGATACTGGCATGGGATTATTGATTGCGGCCGTGGGTATTCCGGTTTATTACATCACAAGAAAATCGGGAGGCGGTAAAAAAGCAATTTAA
- a CDS encoding MFS transporter codes for MEKNKSSILNAWCMYDWANSVHSLVIVSAIFPIYFSNTAVNAQGGADVDFLGMTVNNSALFSFAVSFAFLFIALVNPILGAIADFSGSKKRFMQFFVYLGSFSCLLLYFFKRENLELGVVAFAISLIGWSGSIVFYNAYLPEIATENRYDKLSARGFTMGYIGSVLLLIFNLTMLIKPEWYGGIDSGTACRISFVTVAVWWVGFAQIPFYYLPNGTPSGLKREGGWIWNGFRELKKVLGELSHLPITKRFLVAFFFYNMGVQTVMYIGTIFGSNELHLPDNALIVTILLLQLLAIVGAYCAAVLSGKWGNTSTISGILVIWIGVCVTAYFVTTEVQFYGLAAGIGFVMGGVQSLSRSTYAKLLPDNTPDTASYFSFYDACDKFSTFLGTTIFGIITQVSGMRNSLLFLALIFVIGLLILRRIPSQKIYRSPLSTS; via the coding sequence ATGGAAAAGAATAAATCCTCCATTCTTAACGCTTGGTGTATGTACGATTGGGCCAATTCGGTACATTCACTGGTCATTGTTTCGGCCATTTTTCCGATTTATTTCAGCAACACCGCGGTAAATGCGCAAGGGGGAGCCGATGTGGATTTTCTGGGAATGACGGTAAATAACTCCGCGCTTTTTTCGTTTGCCGTGTCCTTTGCCTTTTTGTTTATTGCATTGGTCAACCCCATTTTGGGAGCTATTGCTGACTTTAGTGGAAGCAAAAAGCGCTTTATGCAGTTTTTTGTGTATTTGGGGTCATTTTCTTGTTTACTTCTTTATTTTTTTAAACGAGAAAACTTAGAACTTGGCGTCGTTGCGTTTGCCATTTCGCTGATTGGGTGGTCGGGCAGTATCGTCTTTTATAACGCGTACTTGCCCGAAATCGCGACCGAAAACCGCTACGATAAGCTCTCGGCCCGGGGTTTTACGATGGGCTACATCGGCAGTGTGCTTTTGTTGATTTTCAATCTTACGATGCTGATCAAACCCGAATGGTACGGAGGAATTGACTCGGGTACGGCCTGCCGGATTTCATTTGTCACGGTGGCGGTTTGGTGGGTGGGTTTTGCCCAAATACCTTTTTACTATTTGCCAAACGGTACCCCATCGGGGTTGAAGCGGGAAGGGGGATGGATTTGGAATGGCTTTCGAGAACTCAAAAAAGTATTGGGTGAATTGAGTCATTTGCCCATTACCAAACGATTCTTGGTGGCCTTTTTCTTCTATAACATGGGCGTGCAGACCGTTATGTACATCGGCACAATTTTTGGGAGCAATGAATTGCACTTGCCCGACAATGCGCTGATTGTGACCATCTTATTGCTTCAACTTTTGGCCATTGTGGGGGCGTACTGTGCGGCCGTACTGTCGGGAAAATGGGGGAATACAAGTACGATTTCGGGCATTTTAGTGATATGGATTGGTGTGTGTGTAACGGCCTACTTTGTCACAACTGAAGTTCAATTTTATGGATTGGCGGCGGGGATTGGGTTTGTAATGGGCGGTGTACAGTCGCTTTCCCGTTCAACTTACGCTAAGCTTTTGCCCGATAATACGCCCGATACAGCGTCTTATTTTAGTTTTTATGATGCCTGCGATAAGTTCTCCACTTTTTTGGGAACGACCATTTTTGGCATCATCACCCAAGTATCAGGAATGCGAAACAGCCTTTTGTTTTTGGCGTTGATTTTTGTGATTGGGTTGTTGATCTTACGTCGAATTCCCTCACAAAAAATTTACCGAAGCCCTTTGAGTACTTCCTAA